A window of Melopsittacus undulatus isolate bMelUnd1 chromosome 2, bMelUnd1.mat.Z, whole genome shotgun sequence contains these coding sequences:
- the XK gene encoding endoplasmic reticulum membrane adapter protein XK translates to MKFPGSVLVSLVLFVAETVAALCLSGAYRAAGDRMWQWLTLLFALLPCALVQLSLVFIHRDVSRDRPLVLLLHLLQLGPLVRCVEVFYIYFHAGRVEEPYVSITKKRQMPKDGYSEEIEKEVGQAEGKLCTHRSAFSRASVIQAFLGSAPQLTLQLYICVLQQEITAARSIFMVLSLLSIVYGALRCNILAIKIKYDDYDVSVKPAAYLCIFMWRSFEIAIRVTVLVLFSSVLQIWILPVVLVNFFGFFFYPWILFWQSKSPFPENIEKALSRVGTTIVLCLLTFLYAGINMFCWSAVQVKLNDPDLINKSQNWYRLTVYYMLRFIENAFLLLMWYIYKTDIYLYVCAPLLVLQLLIGYCMAILFMLVFYQFCHPCKKLFSSSISEGLLSCFKFLCFICKPPKSNILIDKAEVKSPENSDEARSSSKTIYSQKGNAHQSISSNA, encoded by the exons ATGAAATTCCCGGGCTCCGTGCTCGTGTCGCTCGTCCTCTTTGTGGCCGAGACGGTGGCGGCGCTGTGCCTGAGCGGGGCGTACCGCGCGGCGGGGGACCGCATGTGGCAGTGGCTGACGCTGCTCTTCGCCCTCCTGCCCTGCGCGCTGGTGCAGCTCAGCCTGGTCTTCATCCATCGCGACGTGAGCCGCGACCGCccgctggtgctgctgctgcacctcctGCAGCTCGGGCCCCTCGTCAG GTGTGTGGAAGTCTTTTACATTTACTTCCATGCTGGCAGAGTTGAAGAGCCCTATGTCAGCATCACAAAGAAGAGACAGATGCCCAAGGATGGGTACTCAGAAGAAATTGAAAAAGAAGTGGGACAGGCCGAAGGCAAGCTGTGTACGCACAGGTCTGCATTCAGCAGGGCATCTGTGATCCAGGCGTTCCTTGGCTCAGCACCCCAGCTCACGCTCCAGCTCTACATCTGTGTCCTGCAGCAGGAAATCACAGCTGCCAGAA GTATTTTTATGGTCCTTTCTCTCCTGTCAATTGTATATGGTGCCTTACGCTGCAACATCCTGGCTATTAAGATTAAGTATGATGATTACGATGTCAGCGTGAAACCAGCTGCCTACCTCTGCATATTCATGTGGAGAAGCTTTGAGATTGCTATACGGGTTACGGTGTTGGTCCTTTTCAGTTCAGTCCTTCAAATCTGGATACTTCCTGTTGTGCTAGtgaatttctttggttttttcttCTACCCATGGATTCTCTTCTGGCAAAGCAAGTCCCCATTTCCTGAGAACATAGAGAAGGCACTGAGCAGGGTTGGCACTACGATTGTCTTGTGCCTTCTCACCTTTCTGTATGCTGGCATTAACATGTTCTGCTGGTCAGCAGTGCAGGTGAAGCTCAATGATCCTGACTTAATTAACAAATCCCAAAATTGGTACCGACTGACTGTATATTACATGCTGCGATTCATTGAGAATGCATTCCTCCTGCTGATGTGGTACATCTATAAAACTGATATCTACCTGTATGTCTGTGCCCCATTGTTGGTCTTGCAGCTCCTGATAGGTTACTGCATGGCTATCCTCTTCATGTTGGTCTTCTACCAGTTCTGCCACCCGTGCAAAAAGCTCTTCTCATCCAGCATTTCTGAAGGTTTGCTGTCCTGTTTCAAGTTCCTCTGCTTTATTTGCAAGCCTCCCAAATCCAACATACTGATAGACAAGGCAGAGGTGAAATCTCCTGAAAATTCTGATGAAGCACGGAGCAGTAGCAAGACAATATATTCTCAAAAGGGGAATGCTCATCAAAGCATTTCTTCCAATGCCTAG